The Dreissena polymorpha isolate Duluth1 chromosome 8, UMN_Dpol_1.0, whole genome shotgun sequence genome includes the window GACAGTACGGCCGCACTTGTCATGCAAATTGAGTACACAATCTGAAACGTGACATATTGCAAACATTGTCAATGCGAACAGTAAACAACTACATATTTTATGCTTGGTAGTCGCAATCTCTTATTTTGAATTGAATGAATGTATAAAGAGTATAAGGTCAGGGATAACATATATTTAAACTCGAATTTAAATGTAGGGATCTATGAAAAGTATTTATTTGTTATCGCGTTTGGCTTACCGAAATATTGGTTTGATATGTATAAAAGGGACGTGTTAAAATATTATCGAAATGACATATTCGCAGTTTTTGTTATAGATTCAAACGTACACTTCACGCACAGGCGCGAAATAACACTGATAACGTACAAGCATAAAGCACATATTCGTGTATGCGTCAtcatttgagtcttgttctgaaaaatgagaaatgatgcatgtgcgtaaagtgtcgtcgcagattcgcctgtgcagtccgcacaggctaatcagggacgacactttccgcttaaaatagattttcggtaaaaatgacttcctttaaacgaaaaataccattaaagcggaaagtgtcgtccctgtgtaagcctgtgcggactgcacaggctaatctgggacgacactttacgcacaatcattttgcccaattttcacagaacaagacatatttacatttaattacaatacaataatttattatttaaaataataactaaTAAGCGTTACAAACGATAATCGcctgaataatttggagtgtttgCAGTCGTTATTTTTTCAGACAATATGTGTattgctgatataaagtataacatgCATCCTTTGAGGTAACCTACCAAATGATCGAGTTGTGTAGGCGATATTGAGGTAACCTACCGAATGATCGAGTTGTTTAGGCGATAGTATTGTAATTAAAAGGTCACATATTTGGTAAACTATATATTCATAAATTGTACTATTGTTTCATTCTGAATCCACTTAGGCTCGATGTTAATATTTATCAAATTCAAGTACTTAATGACGAACTTTAATATtatcaaaatctgtgaacaagtccctttaacactTTCATGTTAAAAGATGTATACAATTTTGACtgcaatattaaacaaaaattaattaaagtattaATGATTTATCTTCGTAAAAAGAAAGTACtttttaaactattaaataaATCTAGAAACTAGCAAGCTTTATACCAATATTTCTTACATCTGTTTATAACCCTGTAAAAGTGATCGATTGACAGACACAGCACAAAACAATACCTACGTTGCATAAACATTAATACAGCGGGACACAACGGTCTATCGCCTTTGAACGGCCAATGCAAAGCAAAAGGATGATCAAAGCTGAGTTCGATATCATGAAATTCATATCTGACCATTAGAATagtaaacaaaaatgtatgtacaggTATATACGTCCTATGACTATTAACATTATATCGTCAACACGTAACTTatcataaaaaataagaatagtggtaaaataaaagtaacaaatacaataacaattCACTTAACATAATATATATGTTAAGTCATTCGGGATTGTTTTTTTGAATATTTCGCTGCCTTTCAATTAACGGTAATTATTCTTCGAATGGAACAATTATGTTCCATGCTTGCTCATTGTAGTACGTTTGTCTGTGACCTTTACAAGATTGTGACGACCGGTGCATTCATAAATGGGCCGTGCTTTATGAAAAAGGGggaaaatgcatgtgtttaaagtgtcgtcccatattagcctgtgcagtacgcacaggctaatcaggaacgacaatttccAGTTTAACTGGATTTCAGCTAAGAGGAGGATatcgttaaacgaaaaatgtcattaaagcggaaaatatCGTTActtattagcctgttcggactgcacaggctaatctgggacgaaacttttcgcacatgcaataaaccccaaAACATGATACAAAACGTGTTATAAAACCTGTAACAAAACGTGTTACAAAACGTGTTTCAAAACGTGTTACAAAACGCGCTACAAAACGTATTAAAAACGTTACAAAACGTATTTCAAAACGTGTTTAAAACGTGTTACAAAACGTGCTACAAAAAGTgttttaaaacgtgtttataacGTTAAAAACGTTTTTCAAAACGtgtttaaaacagtgtttcaaaACGTGTAACAAAACGTCTTACTAAACGTGTTTCAAAACGTGTAACAAAACGTCCTACTAAACGTGTTTCAAAACGTGCTACGAAACGTGTTACAAAACGTGTTACATGCAGACCTCATAGTGAAACAGCTTTATCATGCTAGTAACGTCTTTAGAAATTTATACCATCACATACAACACGTGTTAGTCTGTTTTATTGACATGTATTGAAAAGCTTATTATTTCCAAACAACTCCACATGCCGAGCTTTTCTGTACGATGTTTTGTGTCTCTGTATGGAATACGCCTTCACCGTACAGGATAACACATTCAACACTACGTTGACCAGTTGAGCCTCTTTCTGAGGACAATGGGTAAAATTCATGCGGGTAAAGTGTCACCCCAAATTGGCTAGTGAAGTCCGCTAagtctaatcagagacgacacttgcCGCTAATATGGAGTTTGCGTTTTATAGCAGTCTCTTGCAAACGAAAATCCACTTTAGGAGgagagtgtcgttcctgataagccggtgcggaatgcacaggctaatctgagacgacacttttccaAGAAGGCAACTCAATTAATGCTATAAACCTGCGTTGGCAGCTGGTAGGTAAAAATGGCCCCTATCAAGGACACAGATTCGGCAAGCACGTGCAGCACGACGAACATACACAGCGCATTACTTCCGGCTAAAGCGTTCTTCTTCCGGTGCATACACAACAATCTGTAATAtaaatgagccacgctctgtgaaaatgggatcAAATGATTGTGGGTAAATGGtattcctagattagcctgtacagtccacaaaGGCAAATAAGGAAGACGCTTTCCGCCCAAACTTGATTTTTCTCTAAGAGAACacttgctttaaacaaaaaaaaataccattaaagcggaaagtgttatttATTAACATGTGTGGAGTGCACATGttaatatgggatgatacttaacGCATATACAACAATCACCATTTTTCAATGCGCGGCTCGAATGGAATTCTACTTTGAAAATGTCGTATACTGACTTGTACTATGCTTGATCAAGGAGTGCAAACATAagatacaaaatataatattcagaaaacgttttagaaaaggtcttatttaacttaaatattcagCCTAAGTAATATTTGGCAAGCAGGTAACACAAATAAGGATTTTGAAATTAATGTGTTGAAATTAAATGACATTTTGGAATATAATGTTGATATGTACAAGTATACATTGGCTAGTGATTAGTATTAATTAAGCTATACATGACTAGTTACGGTCATTAAGAGAAGCTAAACAATGGAAGCGTGTACTTTATATTTTAGAAAATTTATACGGAATTATTGGAAGTTTTCAATTGAAAACAATCTTTAACGAGTTTAGATTAAGATGATCCCGATAAGTTAATACTTGATCCAGATGTTGCAAATACCTGCTTTGTAACATACATCAATATTGAAATGAAGAGATTATTGTGACAGATGTTGCCAGTCTGTATATCTCAAATTGTTTTATACTTATACATTTTATATCGCCTCACTGGGTGCAAAAAGGAACCATGTTACATTGAAAATAGAAGGCACATTATACCTTTTGCACCAATCGGGCTATATTCATATGAGTTCTGCTTtgagaaaacgggtcttaatgtaaggaatgtgtcgtcccagattagcctgtgcaatccgcgcaggcttatcaggggtgacTCTTTCCACATATACTGAATTTTCGTTCGtttagaataaacatcttttaaaCGCAAAAtttcatagaagcggaaagtgtcgttcctgataggCATGTGCGCAAATGCATCGAGCCAGGTATTTCCCGATAAAGGCacatttgtttacttttttaatttattttgttatcCTATTATTATATCATTCCTACTTTTCCTTTATAAACAACTCGTACGAGGGAATGTAAAAGGACTGTTGTAATTTTAACAATAGTGTGATAAACAAACCTTCGTATCATATATACCTTAAATACGAACCGGAAGACAACAATGCTGCTAAGATACCGAGACACAGTGTTAGTATATGTAACGGAGTGTCGATACACTGTGTTTGTTGGTTGAATGTCCATGTAACACCATATAAGCAGTGTTCCATGTTTGGCCTGAACGTCAGATGGCTACTTGAAAAATACGACTCTTCCATGTTGTGTTAAGATCCCGGAAGAATGATGAAATGTTGTTCACTTCCAGTAATTATATCACACTGAATGAGAGGTATATTTCTTCAAtgattgattgattaaataattGATCAGCAATTATTTAAATAGTATGCAATACAAAAACTTTTTTGAACATTCTGCAAATCACCTGTTGCTGTTATTGTAACGCGACAATTTTCAACGCGCAATAATTTGTTGTTAAACTTAATCAATATGTCTGTTGCGCAATATAACGTTCAGTTCCAAATAAATCTTCGTGCGCAGGCATAAAATCCATGTTTGGTACAATTTTCTCATTAGACACATAAATAAGCCATAACTTATTTTCACTCGTGTTTGCTGTTTTGTTTCGATAGCAATACTATTAAACACACCAACATCTATGAGAATACCACATTATGAATAACTTTTCACATTGAGGAGAAAACTACCCATATCAGATATACAGTAGTCCAAGAAAAAGATCGCATATCCTATTAATAGTTTGGTGAAGAAAAGagaaaaagaaaatgtttttataatcaaTTACGTGCGTGCTTGTTTGTGTGGCAAACAGCTGGGTTTTTTATGACAATGAATAGGTAAGAAATGTTAGGTAACAGATGGTCTTGGGAAAATAAAATACGAATACTGAAATAGTATGCAACATCTTGGATGGATGTGTAgagattaattaattaaatttaaaagatcAAAAAGAAATCATCAGAGAGACAGATAAAAATATGTGCAGTTTTCTAAGCAGCTAATTTTTacttatcctactactactactactactactactactactactactactactactactactactacttctactactactactactactacaactactactactactactactactactactactactactactactactactactactactactactactactactactactactactactgctgctgctgctgctgctgctactactactactactactaatactactactactactactactactactactactactactactactactactacaacaactactacttctacaactactactactactcattctactactactactacgacttcttcttcttcttcttcttctactaaaactactactaatactactactatactactactgctacaacaacgactactactgccactacgacttctactactactagtactactactactactactactactactactactactactactactactactactactactactactactactactactactactactactactactactactactacttctactactactactactacttcttcttcttcttcttcttctactaaaactactactaatactactactatactactactgctactacaactactactactgccactacgacttctactactactagtactactactactactactactactactactacaactactactactactactactactactactactactactactactactactactactactactactactactactactactactactactactactactactactactactactactactactactactactacttctactactactactactactactactactactactactactactactactatactactactactactactactactactactactactactactactacttctactactactactactactactactactactactactactactactactactactactactactactactactactactactactactactactactactactactactactactactactactactactactactactactactactactactactactactactactactactactactacaactactactactactactactactactactactactactactactactactactactactactactactactactactactactactactactactactactactactactactactactactactactactactactactactactactactactactactactactactactactactactactactactactactactactactactactactactactactactactactactacgactactactactactactactacttctactactactactactactactactactactactactactactactactactactactactactactactactactactactactactactctactactactactactactactactactactactactactactactactactactactactactactactactacactactactactactactactactactactactactactactactactactactactactactactactactactactactactactactactactactactactactactactactactactactactactactactactacttcttctactactactactactactactacttctactatactactactactactacaactactactactgctactactactacttctactactactactactactactactactactactactactactactactactactactacactactactactactactactactactactactactactactactactactactactactactactactactactactactactactactactactactactactattactactactactactactactactactactactactactactactactactactactactactactactactactactactactactactactactactactactactactactctactactactacttctactactactactactactactactactactactactactactactactactactactactactactactactactactttgctACTGTACTTCCACCACCATCGCCATCATCgccccaccaccaccacaccacccaccaccaccacacccaccaccacaccaccaccaccaaccaccaccaccaccaccaccaccaccaccaccaccaccaccccaccaccaccaccacaaccaccaccaccacccccaccaccaccaccaccaccaccaccaccaccaccacaccaccaccagcaccaccaccaccaccacagcgacgccgccgccaccaccaccccCACTCCCCACAGCcccatcaccaccaacaccaccaccaccaccacccaccacacCACCAGTCACATCAACTtcttcttactactactacttctattaatGTCGACTCTACAAAACGACTTTTTCGTCTACTTAAACCTTTTCTATAATAATTACTGACAATAATAACGACACATTTTACGATAGTTTTTAAGAATATGTTTCTaacaaatcaacattaaatgtGTATAATTTCTGTACTATATAGGACAAAGTTATGTTAAATCGCGCTTTGGTATCCTAAACTTGATAACTCTTACGTcaagacgagtttgaaaatgatataTATCATCCTAAGCATGGTGGTCAGTGATAAGGTTCCTTATTTTGACCTTTCAGATAATTCACAATAGTTGGACATATGACCAGTGTTAGATTTGATAACTACGTTGTATAATGCACACCGTACATCCATTGAGCATTTAGCGAGTTAGTAATCTATTGACATATTGACTGTAAGCGGAAGAATACATTTAGGCACCAGTTTCATTGGAATCGATTGAAATGAGTTTGTTTGGACAAATAGCATGTATCTGTTTCGGGTTGTCTTGGTGTTGTTTTTCTGTAAATGGTGGAAATCTTAATAGGGATGACGTTAAAAATACGGTAAATTCTTTGTTCAAGAAAGTGACGTCCGAACAAGTGAAACACGACTCTCAATTCGTTCCACCGGTATTCTGGGAAAAGAAACGCGGAATGTGGGAGAGTGATGTCAGATTCTATTTCCATGGACACGAAGATCTCTTCTTAATGCGCGAGGCGTTCAGTATCTATGACGACAACATGTTCGCAACTGCGTGGATTGCGTCGTGTCTTCTTGAGTCATTTCGCTATGGTAACGGACCTAAACCGAGCGAAGAAGCAATAACGGCCGCTGTTATGTCAATCGAAGAATACCACAACAAAAACGTGAACTATTCTAATTCGCTGATGACGTTTTGGCCTCAAAAATACAACGCAACCTTTCAAGCCTGGTCCAGCTATCCGTACAATCTTCATCATTTTTTCCATCTTGCTACATCTAAAATGCTACATCCCTCGAACACTTTCTGGACCTCATCGGCTTGCATGACATAGCTGCGATCATGGAGGAGCTTCTTCCATCGGTGTAAGTGTTGGTTATGTTCTTCCATCCGTCTTAGTGTTGGTTATGCTCTTCCATTCATGTAATTGGTGGTTATATTCTTCCATCCTTGGAAGTTTTATTTCAGCCGTGTAAGTGGTGGTTATGTTCTTCCATCGGTGTAAGTGGTGGTTATGTTCTTCCATACGCGTCAGTGGTGGTTATGTTATTCCATCCGTGAAAGTTTTTTTCCAGCCGTGTAAGTGGTGGTTGTTTTCTTCAATTCGTGTAAGTTTTTTTCCAGTCGTGTAAGTAGTGGTTATGTTCTTACATCCGTGTAAGTGGTGCTTATGTTCTTCTATTTGTGTAAGTGGAGGTTATGTTCTTCCATCAATAATGTGGTGGTTATGTTCTTTCGTCCGTGAAAGGGACGGTTATGTTTTTCCATCCGTGTCAGTGGTGGTTATGTTCTTCCATCGGTGTAAGTGGTGGTTATGTTCTTCCATCCGTGTAAGTTTTCTTCAAGTCGTGAAGGTGGTGGTTATGTTCTTCCATGTAAATGGTCGTTATGTTCTTCCACCCATGGAAGTGGTGATTATGTTCTTTTATCCGTTTAAGTGGTGGTTATGTTCTTCTATCGATGTAAGTGGTGGTCATTTTCTTCCATCCATGTAAGTGGTTGTTATGTTCTTCCTGCCGTGTAAGTGGTTGTTAGGTTCTTTTATCCGTGTAAGTGGTGGTTATGCTCTTTCATCAATAACAGTGGTGTTTATGTTCTTCCATACATGTTAGTGATTGTTATGTTCTTCCTGTCATGTAAGTGGTTGTTTTGTTCTTCCATCCGTGTAAGTGGTTGTTATGTTCTTCTATCCGTGTAAGTGGTGTTTTGTTCATTCTTCACTACTTAGATATGCAATTCGAAGTGTGTGTAgtcaatttaaaaatcaatttaagaaagacctttcttaccaggTTCAAGCTTTACAGGCGTCCTTTTTAACTTttcgatactgatgagcatcaaacattATCAAGCACGGACAGCCTGTGAGTTATTCGCAGGCTGCCATGAATTTATGCTAGATAACCATATTGATAATGCTTCTGAATTAGTAAGGGTTAAGTTCTGTGACACATTAAAAGTCCTGATTCCCCACCTGATAACTCTTTCGATGAATTAATATAGGGAAAATTTTAGTTATTAAACTTTTGAATGTTAAAATCAGTTACGTAAATAAATGCCTTTGTTTACATATTACTAGTATGTGCCAAGTTGTATCTATTTATATCTGGATATTATAAACTTGTAGATCTTTTCAATTGGTGATTGCAAGTCGAATGGAATTGTAAGTTATTTTTATCCATGAAACAAAACACAAACGCTATCATGCAGTATGTCACAATTTGAAGCCAACATAGGCCGCACGTGACCAAAGCCGCTTTCTTTATTATCTAGGGACATGTATCTAAAGGCTTTTATGATACCTCCCGATTTCGACGACACCTTCGTCAACCTAGGACTTGGAGCTCTTTTGGCAGAAATGAAAGAAGAATTTCCCGCAACGCATGCGCAATGGCGATCTCAGAATACCAACGTCACTTCCGTTTTCGACGCGTTAAAACTATACGCATATCGCCCAAAGTCGAACGACTCCAATATTAACGCTATAGACAGCCGAACGTATTTTTACCTACGTCACTTCCTGCAGCAGGTTCCTAAAGACGAGGATGTCGCGCTGGTCCCAACATGGGTAAAGTACATAACATTATATTAGCATTATGGTCTGTACGTTATAAGGACCGTGTGTAACAACGTGATCGCTTGATTATGGATTTGAATACTAATTCATGTTGAAATAACTGCAACTATATCAGCATTTTTCTAGCACTGTAACGGACATATTCAAATTAAAACCCTTGTAATATTGTCTGTTTAAtggtcataaaaaaaaaattatcccacttttacagcgaaatcggttgattaaagccccgttgattaaatttcatctataatcaactgcaaggctataatcaatggcacgaaatgacgtcatcaactgccgaaccgggactactttttcccacgcacctcgtcacctgtatttgccaagtgcatcaataataaaaacaatctcaaatgtttgtcaatcttaatgaccttaaaacaaaggaaattagcaaaaacgagttttttgtcatttattgtcattaaaacctagtattaggtaaatttaacactatgcaaataggttctgttgttgttgctcccctttgaagaagtcagttcgagttgctcccctttgaccgtagaaaacaatcgtctggaccaagaaatcctgtgttcatttacaagctgtactcggatatgcgtccatctgatttttcttcaaagcatcttttctacctggcaatacgcacaaatgacactgcatcccggtgattcttgcgtcaacaattgggtgtcaacaagttaggtcagatgctgaaggccatggcaaaagacgccggctttctcaagcacaagagaataacgaaccactcagttcgcaaattactggtccaaaaacttcgaaatgcaaacattccacccactgaaaccatggccataacagggcacaaaaatgtccagtccataaccaattattccaacatatctgttgaacagcagcaaaagtgatcattcttgctcagtccagtaaatgttacaatccaacagattcctcttgttcaccttcatgcaccgaaactatggccgaaatgcagcctagacaaccactgtctaccgtcgaacaagttgatcttgatgttcgccccacccagtcacttcaccagcaaatgtctttctctagttcgaacaactttgcctcacaattctttggtgccactttcaacattcaaaatgttaatgtacataattagcttaaatccaagtaatctttgttatttcgtcacgaaataaccacatattataacaaagaagcaaatattgtgcacctcgtgatcgactcgatagtttgatatcgaaagtgaattgtgtgtggtgttaggcaacgttgtaaacaaatgtagttccttttatataacaacttaatgtcatattgatatcatcaaacttaaagatttgccattcaatatgataaaaattgtaatttataacgctcgacactttgttacagaacgatattctgatttaaaaaatgattatttgatcagcggttatttttggaacgcggagtaatacactgaccttggttacactacagtcattatcaaagtacgacaaacactcaagaaaacttattttgtttaaataaaaaaagtttaccgaataaaaagtgggataaatagaataataggttagtgttgattatagatcaggtttatcatgctcggcacgaaaacgaaaaagcactcgccaaggctcgtgctttttgttttctaagcctcgcatgataaacctgatctataatcaacactaacctattattctctatatttcaCATTTCAATCcacataactttttttttctttcagacaATATGTACATTACGTCAACATTagcaatatatttcaaaatataattatgttcagAGGATAGCTAATTGGATCACAATTAACATTTGTATTTGGGGAATTCATTCGTCctatttataacaattatttgAGGTTGTTTCATCGTTTTCATGATAGATTCAAGACGTTGATGACGTCAAAGAGTGGGGAGATCGCGGCGTCAAGATGCCGTTCCAAACCAACAACGTTGACGTAACCGTCGCCGCAAACTCCGTATTTGGCATCACGACTGCAATCCTCAATGACGTTGTCCCAGCAACCGCACTAGATGACCCAGATATCATGGTATATAGACATTTATAATAATGCTGGACCAATGTTTTATGTAACTTAAATCAAGAAATTATTGtgacaaatttaatttattctcgTGAAAGCATCTAATTACAGACGAATATGCCTGCAGGTCTTCACATATATTTACCTTTATTCTATAAACGCTCATCAAAGCATTGATCAACATATAAATATGACTGCTGgtattcaaaatgtttagcttATTTACACATTCATACTAAACTGTAACAATAATATGGATAAAGTAATACGCGTTCTAAAGACAAAAAGAATACCTATGATCATGATGAAATTGGCATTATTTCAGCAAATTTACGTCAACACATCTAATCTGATTGCCTATATGATCGAGACAAACTTCAGTTCCCGTCCTGACCTTGCTCTTCTCTACTACCCGTCCGCTGTTGAGTTCTACTGGTTCGTGGCCAGAACCTACGGAGAAATTACCAGGAAAGAGCATAATGGAGTAATACCGCACCCAGTAAGTAAGAATTAGGTCAATAT containing:
- the LOC127841004 gene encoding LOW QUALITY PROTEIN: uncharacterized protein LOC127841004 (The sequence of the model RefSeq protein was modified relative to this genomic sequence to represent the inferred CDS: inserted 1 base in 1 codon; substituted 1 base at 1 genomic stop codon), with protein sequence MSLFGQIACICFGLSWCCFSVNGGNLNRDDVKNTVNSLFKKVTSEQVKHDSQFVPPVFWEKKRGMWESDVRFYFHGHEDLFLMREAFSIYDDNMFATAWIASCLLESFRYGNGPKPSEEAITAAVMSIEEYHNKNVNYSNSLMTFWPQKYNATFQAWSSYPYNLXSFFPSCYIXNATSLEHFLDLIGLHDIAAIMEELLPSVDMYLKAFMIPPDFDDTFVNLGLGALLAEMKEEFPATHAQWRSQNTNVTSVFDALKLYAYRPKSNDSNINAIDSRTYFYLRHFLQQVPKDEDVALVPTWIQDVDDVKEWGDRGVKMPFQTNNVDVTVAANSVFGITTAILNDVVPATALDDPDIMQIYVNTSNLIAYMIETNFSSRPDLALLYYPSAVEFYWFVARTYGEITRKEHNGVIPHPILAEVKTRLSSALHDHMTSDLLNQTRLDDQGHAYVDDFLGDGDMDHNNNTVVRGQDRLFTTGMAINALLSTWTVFDDETKHLYWEHDTPPEVKDTVSRSVSFLQKNVLSNQFQPWNAFFSGSVKGSTALPFYYPINRNSLTPGQKPHGYQDMMVAVEGIIDEKEYQELIKKGVDGHSVPIDFHGYNNYPDYWPFWSSQPYTYVTNMLALSKFSNTYELSVKHE